From the genome of Chania multitudinisentens RB-25, one region includes:
- a CDS encoding LysR family transcriptional regulator, with protein sequence MFKGITLRKLEIFLSYMQNRNIAQTAEALDISKVSVHRTLHALEEDLRCALFIHQGRSLFPLDSASVLEEQSTLLLEQFERCIHLTRAASNDKISKLKIGMLYSLSIETVPKLIMGLKQRRPNLDVELLMASNQKLLGLLNTQMVDAILISTPESYDTARFETLPIFDDEIYLATPVDFPANTKTPIDLAQYRDQKFISLTEGFATFNGFQEAFKIAGFKPNIVMQVQDIFSLMSLVSSNMGCGLLPGRMRGLFSDKVKLLTLETRFQMKQHIALIFPRNSEHNLLPLIAECRMYARGYNKKSV encoded by the coding sequence ATGTTTAAGGGAATTACCTTAAGGAAATTAGAGATTTTTCTTTCTTACATGCAGAACAGAAATATAGCGCAAACGGCAGAAGCTCTTGATATCAGTAAGGTCAGCGTTCATCGTACCTTGCATGCATTGGAAGAAGATCTTCGCTGTGCGTTGTTTATTCATCAGGGAAGATCGCTGTTCCCTCTCGACAGTGCTAGTGTACTTGAGGAACAATCGACATTATTGCTTGAACAGTTCGAACGTTGTATTCATCTTACCCGTGCTGCATCCAACGACAAAATCAGTAAATTAAAAATAGGCATGTTGTATTCTTTATCCATTGAAACCGTCCCCAAGTTGATTATGGGGCTCAAGCAGCGGAGACCTAATCTGGATGTTGAATTGTTGATGGCTTCTAATCAAAAACTATTAGGGTTATTAAATACTCAGATGGTTGATGCAATTTTAATTTCTACTCCAGAAAGTTATGATACGGCGAGATTTGAGACGTTACCCATATTTGATGACGAAATATATCTCGCCACGCCGGTAGACTTCCCCGCCAACACCAAAACCCCCATAGACTTAGCACAATATCGCGATCAAAAATTCATCAGCCTTACCGAGGGCTTCGCGACCTTCAATGGCTTTCAGGAAGCCTTCAAGATTGCTGGATTTAAACCCAATATCGTTATGCAGGTGCAAGATATCTTCTCTCTCATGAGTTTAGTCAGTTCCAATATGGGCTGTGGCCTCCTTCCCGGCAGAATGCGCGGTTTGTTTTCAGATAAAGTGAAATTGTTGACCCTTGAAACACGCTTTCAGATGAAACAGCATATCGCATTAATTTTCCCCCGTAACAGTGAGCATAACCTGCTGCCATTAATTGCCGAATGCCGTATGTATGCTCGTGGTTATAATAAAAAATCAGTTTGA
- a CDS encoding fimbrial protein yields MSQNLMPHCALVLALGSVLPAQAVDVKFSGTLVVPPPCVINSGSDITVNFANDMLVGRINGVNYEKTIPYVLNCSGATSTALRLQFQGSGAGFDTSVLSTTKTNLGLELRSSGVKLPVNTWLNFTDPARPVLTATPVKGTGSTLGGGPFIAASTLVVDYQ; encoded by the coding sequence ATGAGTCAGAACCTGATGCCGCACTGCGCCCTGGTGCTCGCGCTGGGCAGTGTGTTACCCGCGCAGGCGGTAGACGTCAAATTCAGCGGCACTCTGGTGGTTCCACCCCCTTGTGTCATTAACAGTGGCAGCGATATCACGGTGAATTTTGCCAATGACATGTTGGTCGGGCGGATTAACGGGGTGAATTATGAAAAAACTATCCCTTATGTACTGAACTGTAGCGGAGCGACTTCTACCGCCTTGAGATTGCAATTTCAGGGTAGCGGCGCGGGGTTCGATACCAGCGTTCTGAGCACCACAAAGACAAACCTGGGGCTGGAGCTGCGCAGCAGTGGCGTGAAGTTACCGGTAAACACCTGGCTCAATTTTACCGATCCGGCCCGTCCGGTACTGACAGCAACCCCAGTAAAGGGCACTGGCAGCACCCTTGGCGGCGGGCCATTTATCGCAGCCTCTACGTTGGTGGTGGATTATCAGTAA
- a CDS encoding triphosphoribosyl-dephospho-CoA synthase: MHALATISQMTFPSQSDDRTVNYRHSLSATVGEVLLQAILLEVCSYPKPGLVSPVSMGAHSDMNLQTFLLSSSAIAPCFTLCAEAGINHQGHPRTLLQRIRPIGIDYEQRLLAVTQGINTQRGILFSGSVLACAAGYLHGQGLAINFDMLSVSVRQICQSLCASDFAVLKTRPAQTAGELLFAKYGVTGIRGETEQGFPTVTQVGLPALLAAFNQGLPLRHALVDCLITLISHCDDTNVLWRTGQRQLAELKLRAACIVDQGGLSAPGGEARINKLNHWCCQNRISPGGSADLLALTVAMYLLCHSQFPNGVM, encoded by the coding sequence ATGCACGCATTAGCGACCATTTCTCAAATGACATTCCCCTCTCAATCCGATGACAGAACGGTTAATTATCGCCATTCCCTGTCTGCTACTGTTGGAGAAGTGTTGTTGCAGGCTATCTTGTTGGAGGTGTGCAGTTATCCGAAGCCAGGATTGGTGAGCCCGGTATCAATGGGGGCTCATAGTGATATGAATCTACAGACATTTCTGCTCAGTTCTTCGGCAATAGCCCCCTGCTTTACGCTGTGTGCAGAAGCCGGGATCAACCACCAGGGTCATCCACGCACACTGCTGCAAAGAATCAGGCCGATCGGTATCGATTATGAACAGCGTCTGTTAGCTGTGACTCAGGGTATTAACACGCAGCGTGGCATTTTGTTCTCTGGCTCAGTGTTGGCCTGCGCAGCAGGCTATTTGCACGGGCAGGGTTTAGCTATAAATTTCGACATGTTAAGCGTGAGCGTCCGTCAAATCTGCCAAAGTCTGTGCGCATCCGATTTCGCAGTTTTAAAGACACGCCCAGCCCAAACCGCAGGTGAATTATTATTTGCAAAATACGGCGTTACCGGGATTCGTGGAGAAACTGAACAGGGCTTCCCCACCGTGACTCAGGTTGGCCTGCCCGCGCTGCTTGCTGCCTTCAATCAAGGTTTGCCGCTACGCCATGCTTTGGTTGATTGCCTGATTACGCTCATATCCCATTGTGATGACACCAATGTTTTGTGGCGAACCGGCCAGCGGCAACTGGCTGAGCTCAAGTTACGAGCTGCCTGCATTGTTGACCAGGGTGGATTGAGCGCACCCGGTGGCGAAGCCCGCATCAACAAACTGAATCATTGGTGCTGCCAAAACAGAATCAGTCCAGGAGGTTCAGCCGATCTTTTAGCCTTAACCGTTGCCATGTATCTGTTATGCCATTCGCAATTTCCCAATGGCGTGATGTAG
- a CDS encoding fimbrial protein: protein MNRFFHMILNAVAPQVLWRSVLGTMGGVALCLAPVQASNILTLNITGLVMSGPACILNANNEIVVKFNDGNALQTTSIDGSNYTTPVPFTLSCTGNPSTLRLRFQGAESTFDPTVLATNITDLGIKLLQPGGSALKLGDWFTFNYSATPPAIKAVPVKRSGAILPGGVFNGSATLLVEVL from the coding sequence ATGAATAGATTTTTTCACATGATCCTGAATGCTGTCGCTCCTCAGGTACTTTGGCGTAGCGTTCTCGGTACGATGGGGGGAGTGGCGCTGTGTCTGGCCCCGGTGCAGGCCAGCAACATCCTGACGCTCAACATCACGGGCCTGGTGATGAGTGGCCCTGCCTGCATATTGAATGCCAATAACGAGATTGTAGTGAAATTCAACGATGGCAACGCGTTGCAAACCACCAGTATTGACGGCAGCAACTACACGACGCCGGTGCCTTTTACCCTGAGCTGCACAGGTAATCCATCCACTCTGCGTCTGCGGTTTCAGGGAGCAGAAAGTACTTTTGATCCTACCGTACTGGCGACCAACATTACGGATTTGGGGATCAAGCTGCTGCAACCGGGTGGTAGTGCGTTGAAGCTGGGTGATTGGTTCACTTTTAACTATTCGGCCACTCCGCCTGCCATCAAGGCGGTACCGGTGAAACGCTCTGGCGCTATTTTGCCGGGTGGGGTGTTCAACGGTTCAGCAACGTTGTTGGTGGAGGTGTTATGA
- a CDS encoding fimbrial protein: protein MEKKILPSKTVWYTGWISGVLVALLSTAVQAASGIIDGTQGVLRVTGTLTESACRLEMNSADQSVRLGDVGTGRLQQMGDYGTPVAVLLHLQDCIRSSSSNSDRQGNLTWGESQPAVSLTFSGLQDDSNPQLFLAQGVSGMGLRLTDAQNHNVMPGVAGRPQLLTPGSNVLTYYIMPERTGARLQAGTYLAYINFRLSYE, encoded by the coding sequence ATGGAAAAGAAAATATTGCCCAGCAAAACAGTCTGGTACACCGGTTGGATCAGTGGGGTACTGGTTGCCCTTCTGTCTACGGCGGTACAGGCCGCTTCGGGAATTATTGACGGCACGCAGGGGGTATTGCGGGTGACAGGAACGCTCACCGAGAGCGCCTGTCGCCTGGAAATGAACAGTGCAGACCAATCGGTCAGGCTGGGTGATGTGGGCACGGGGCGTTTGCAGCAGATGGGTGACTATGGCACACCGGTGGCAGTGCTCCTGCATTTGCAAGATTGCATACGCAGCTCGTCAAGCAACAGCGATCGGCAAGGCAACCTGACCTGGGGGGAAAGCCAGCCGGCGGTATCGCTGACTTTTTCCGGCTTGCAGGATGACAGCAATCCGCAGCTGTTCCTGGCACAGGGCGTTAGCGGTATGGGTCTGCGTCTGACGGATGCTCAGAACCATAACGTGATGCCGGGGGTCGCAGGGCGGCCACAGTTACTGACGCCAGGCAGCAATGTGCTGACCTACTACATTATGCCGGAACGTACTGGGGCACGGTTACAGGCGGGCACGTACCTGGCCTATATCAATTTCAGGCTGAGCTATGAATAG
- a CDS encoding fimbrial protein, whose product MNQWQRILCIAWVLLLSVPVQAVENLLFKGTLVNAPCTLRPGSEALELSFGTVIDKYLYSNTRTPTKPFKVYLDDCDTAVMTGVKLTFIGTESSALPGLLALDAASIARGVAVGIETNGGQALPLNVQGPLTLLVPGDMAVALQAYVQAEPAALANREIVQGPFMATATFMLEYQ is encoded by the coding sequence ATGAATCAATGGCAAAGAATTCTGTGCATAGCGTGGGTATTACTGCTGTCAGTACCCGTACAAGCGGTTGAGAATCTGCTCTTCAAAGGAACATTGGTTAATGCACCCTGCACGTTACGCCCTGGAAGCGAAGCCTTGGAACTCAGTTTTGGTACGGTGATCGACAAGTATCTTTACAGTAATACGCGCACGCCAACCAAACCGTTCAAGGTCTATCTGGATGATTGTGATACGGCAGTCATGACTGGGGTAAAACTGACGTTTATCGGGACTGAAAGCAGTGCGCTGCCGGGATTGCTGGCATTGGACGCCGCGAGTATCGCCCGTGGGGTGGCGGTAGGCATAGAAACAAACGGTGGTCAGGCTTTGCCGCTTAATGTCCAAGGCCCCCTGACATTGCTAGTGCCGGGGGATATGGCCGTTGCGTTGCAGGCGTATGTGCAGGCAGAACCTGCGGCCCTGGCAAACCGGGAGATAGTGCAGGGGCCATTTATGGCAACGGCGACTTTTATGCTGGAGTACCAGTAG
- a CDS encoding fimbrial protein translates to MAGAIVETPCAIDVGGRDQSLSMGTLPIGQLIRDGRGPKKIFSIRLVGCVLTRIDRTQSKWQRFVVTFDGDNDHGHFGLTGDAHGVALMLHDVMGVKAIPGGAMPANAIAPEEMQLHYTLSLVGNQETLRPGNYRSAIRFKMDYY, encoded by the coding sequence ATGGCAGGAGCCATCGTAGAGACACCCTGTGCCATTGATGTCGGCGGGCGTGACCAAAGCCTATCTATGGGCACACTTCCGATCGGTCAGCTGATCCGGGATGGCCGGGGGCCGAAAAAAATATTTTCCATCCGCTTGGTGGGCTGTGTTCTGACACGTATCGATCGGACTCAATCCAAATGGCAGCGATTTGTTGTGACTTTCGACGGCGACAACGATCACGGCCATTTTGGGCTAACCGGCGACGCGCACGGGGTGGCGCTGATGTTACACGATGTCATGGGCGTGAAGGCAATACCGGGCGGTGCCATGCCAGCCAATGCCATTGCTCCAGAGGAGATGCAACTGCATTACACCCTGAGCCTGGTGGGTAATCAGGAGACGTTGCGACCAGGGAATTACCGTTCGGCAATACGGTTCAAAATGGATTATTACTAA
- a CDS encoding helix-turn-helix domain-containing protein, with protein sequence MELSNSIISDDYFFIFGLSALLSQKLADDRYFIIDMKTADYTKVKKCACQAEKVFVLISNDLDYYALRHFENVTMIHRQSQLKDIFSCVIFNEPDFSYHVKNNISTRENEVLSYMQEGLDTQEIVKRLRISPKTFYSHRASLINKLNIGNRISLYKNIARFKTIN encoded by the coding sequence ATGGAGTTATCTAACTCTATTATATCTGACGACTATTTTTTTATCTTTGGCCTTAGCGCTCTATTATCTCAAAAATTGGCCGATGATCGTTATTTCATTATTGATATGAAAACGGCTGACTATACAAAAGTGAAAAAATGTGCATGCCAGGCTGAAAAGGTTTTTGTGCTTATATCAAACGATCTCGATTACTACGCGTTAAGACATTTTGAGAATGTCACGATGATTCATCGGCAGAGTCAATTAAAAGATATATTTTCATGCGTCATTTTTAATGAGCCCGATTTCAGTTATCATGTGAAAAATAATATATCCACCAGAGAAAATGAAGTTTTATCCTACATGCAGGAAGGATTGGATACCCAGGAAATAGTTAAACGCTTGAGGATTAGCCCTAAAACATTTTATTCCCACCGTGCCAGCCTGATTAATAAACTTAATATTGGAA
- a CDS encoding outer membrane usher protein: MVRYFSRSLLAVLCQASLGTSVLLCAVSVAQSEDIQFNTDIMDLKDRANIDLSQFARKGFILPGTYELGISLNNQGLPARPVVFLPPDDDPKGSQACLNQALVEQLGLTDAAVKGLTWWHEEQCLDMASLKGMEARADLGTSTLYLSIPQAYLEYTNANWDPPSRWEEGIPGILLDYSLNAQTQRQSQEGIQGYNLSGNGVTGANLGSWRLRASWQTRINHQTGSGRPTEQSFDWTQYTAHRAIAPLRARLTIGEDFLNSDIFDSFRFTGASLVSDDNMLPPNLRGYAPEVSGVARGSARVVISQQGRVIKEVLVAAGPFRIQDLDSAVSGALDVRIEEADGSVQSFQIDTATIPYLTRPGQVRFKLAAGRPSDWQHQVNGPVFASGEFSWGVSNGWSLYGGGLGGDGYSALSLGIGRDLMAFGALSADMTQSRARLPQQSSQQGGSYRLSYSKRFDQTNSQVTFAGYRFSDSHFMSMGDFLSARDNLTGITPGRSKEMYTVSFNQQLQSLGLSAYLNYSHQTYWNQATNDRYNLTVARYFDIGRFRNINLSLTGYRNNFNNTKDDGMYLSLSMPWGNAGVVSFSGSYAASANTNAVGYSSQVGNTGNYTLRTGVSDGNADLSGYYSHRGSLAQIDGMANYRAGQYNSVGISLMGGATLTAEGGALHRISVLGGTRMLIDTDGVAGVPVGGYGSTVNSNYFGKAVVADVSSYYRNSVRIDVDKLADNAQATNSVVQGTLTEGAIGYRHFEVIAGEKVMAVIRLADGSVPPFGATVLNAKQQEAGMVTDAGNVYLSGLQRGEMLTVHWNNQEQCRLTLPQEIPTGMVTNLLLPCMKR, from the coding sequence ATGGTGCGTTATTTTTCCCGCTCCCTCTTGGCTGTCTTGTGTCAGGCCAGTCTAGGGACAAGCGTGCTGCTCTGTGCGGTGAGCGTAGCCCAGTCAGAAGATATCCAGTTCAACACGGACATCATGGATCTTAAGGATCGTGCCAACATTGATTTAAGCCAGTTCGCACGTAAAGGCTTTATCCTGCCAGGCACCTATGAACTGGGTATCAGCCTCAATAATCAAGGATTACCTGCGCGCCCAGTAGTATTTTTGCCTCCAGATGATGATCCGAAAGGCAGCCAGGCGTGCCTGAACCAGGCGCTGGTTGAGCAGTTAGGGCTGACCGATGCGGCAGTAAAGGGGTTGACCTGGTGGCATGAGGAGCAGTGTCTGGACATGGCCAGCCTGAAAGGAATGGAAGCTCGTGCCGATTTGGGCACCAGCACGCTGTACCTCAGTATTCCACAAGCCTATCTCGAATACACTAATGCCAATTGGGACCCGCCATCACGCTGGGAAGAAGGGATACCCGGCATTCTGTTGGACTATAGCCTGAATGCGCAAACTCAGCGCCAGAGCCAAGAGGGTATTCAAGGCTATAACCTCAGCGGCAATGGCGTGACCGGCGCCAACCTGGGTTCTTGGCGGCTGCGAGCCAGTTGGCAAACGCGCATCAATCACCAGACGGGCTCAGGCCGGCCGACCGAGCAGAGTTTTGACTGGACGCAATACACCGCCCATCGGGCGATTGCGCCCCTGCGCGCCAGGCTGACCATCGGGGAGGATTTCCTTAATTCCGATATCTTCGACAGTTTCCGTTTCACCGGGGCGAGTCTGGTTTCGGATGACAACATGCTGCCGCCGAATCTGCGCGGCTATGCGCCGGAAGTGAGCGGAGTGGCGCGAGGAAGCGCCAGAGTGGTTATCAGCCAACAGGGGCGAGTCATCAAAGAAGTGTTGGTCGCCGCTGGGCCATTCCGCATCCAGGATCTGGACAGTGCGGTTTCCGGTGCGCTGGATGTGCGCATCGAGGAGGCCGACGGCAGCGTACAGAGCTTCCAGATCGATACCGCCACCATCCCATATCTGACTCGACCAGGCCAGGTGCGTTTCAAGCTGGCGGCGGGGCGTCCATCGGATTGGCAGCACCAGGTCAACGGGCCAGTGTTTGCCTCAGGGGAATTCTCTTGGGGGGTGAGCAACGGCTGGTCGTTGTACGGTGGTGGGCTGGGCGGTGATGGCTATTCGGCGTTGTCATTGGGTATCGGGCGTGACCTGATGGCCTTCGGTGCTCTGTCGGCGGATATGACGCAGTCGCGCGCCCGGTTGCCGCAGCAGAGTTCTCAGCAGGGGGGCTCGTACCGGCTGAGTTACTCGAAGCGCTTTGACCAGACCAATAGCCAGGTGACCTTTGCCGGTTATCGCTTTTCCGACAGCCACTTTATGTCGATGGGCGACTTCCTGAGTGCGCGAGATAACCTGACGGGAATAACGCCGGGGCGCAGTAAGGAAATGTATACCGTTTCCTTTAACCAACAATTGCAGTCGTTGGGGTTGAGTGCCTACCTGAACTACAGCCATCAGACCTATTGGAACCAGGCAACCAACGATCGCTACAACCTGACGGTAGCCCGTTACTTTGATATTGGCCGCTTCCGCAACATCAACCTGTCGCTGACCGGCTATCGCAACAATTTCAACAACACGAAAGATGATGGCATGTACCTGTCGTTGTCGATGCCATGGGGGAACGCTGGCGTCGTGAGTTTCTCTGGCTCATATGCGGCAAGTGCCAATACCAATGCGGTCGGCTATTCCAGTCAAGTCGGGAATACCGGCAATTACACCTTGCGGACTGGGGTATCCGATGGCAATGCCGATCTGAGTGGCTATTATTCGCACCGCGGCTCTCTGGCGCAGATTGACGGTATGGCTAACTACCGCGCCGGGCAGTACAACTCGGTCGGAATCTCGCTGATGGGCGGAGCCACCCTCACGGCTGAAGGCGGCGCACTGCACCGTATCAGCGTGTTGGGTGGAACCAGAATGCTGATCGACACCGATGGCGTGGCCGGAGTACCGGTGGGGGGATATGGCAGTACGGTCAATTCTAACTATTTCGGCAAGGCTGTGGTGGCGGATGTGAGCAGCTATTACCGCAACAGCGTGCGTATTGATGTGGACAAGCTGGCGGACAACGCCCAGGCAACCAATTCCGTGGTGCAGGGCACGCTGACGGAAGGTGCGATTGGCTACCGTCACTTTGAGGTGATAGCCGGTGAGAAGGTGATGGCGGTGATACGTCTGGCTGACGGTTCAGTACCCCCATTCGGGGCCACGGTATTAAACGCGAAACAACAGGAAGCCGGCATGGTAACTGATGCGGGGAACGTGTATCTGAGTGGCCTTCAGAGGGGGGAAATGCTGACCGTACACTGGAACAACCAGGAACAATGCCGGCTGACGCTGCCGCAGGAGATACCCACCGGCATGGTCACTAACCTGCTGCTGCCTTGTATGAAAAGGTAA
- a CDS encoding fimbrial protein: MKGTSLVLALWLSVAIQSAQAVQVNFQGGLVESLPCTINEDRLIEVAFGDALIIRNLDGVRYRKPIIYQIDCSALGIVRLSVQGNVAGFDNAAVQTNKTGLGIHLEQAGQAFALNTPIVVDPANPPALTAVPVVNPAQLPSPGAFTARATLLAEYQ, translated from the coding sequence ATGAAAGGAACATCCCTCGTCCTGGCCCTTTGGCTGAGTGTGGCAATCCAGTCTGCACAGGCTGTACAGGTGAATTTTCAGGGCGGTCTCGTAGAGTCTTTACCCTGTACGATTAATGAGGATCGGCTGATTGAGGTCGCTTTTGGTGATGCGCTGATCATCCGTAACCTTGACGGAGTGCGTTACCGTAAACCGATCATCTATCAGATTGATTGCAGCGCCTTGGGGATTGTTCGGTTGAGTGTACAAGGTAACGTTGCCGGTTTTGACAATGCTGCGGTGCAGACAAACAAAACCGGATTGGGCATTCATCTGGAGCAGGCAGGGCAGGCGTTTGCCTTGAATACCCCCATTGTGGTGGACCCCGCTAATCCCCCTGCGCTGACAGCGGTACCGGTGGTGAACCCAGCCCAGTTGCCAAGCCCGGGAGCCTTTACAGCGCGTGCCACACTGCTGGCCGAGTATCAATAG
- a CDS encoding fimbria/pilus periplasmic chaperone, with protein MKRVFLTSLLAGVIISLPLSSVQAAISLDRTRIVFPGNERSVSLTVRNQNQELPYLAQGWLEDTQGVKLEGQSAFTVLPPVQRVEPKGQTQVKIQAMPGANLLPQDRESLFYFNLREIPPKSDKANVLQIALQTRIKMFYRPAALAEAAAQQQATPYQEQLTLSKSGDSYTVNNPTPYFVTLIGASAKKGDKVVQGFEALMVPPKGSAKLGGSAAALGATPVLVYVNDYGGQPVLTFRCSGSSCQVDESKRDK; from the coding sequence ATGAAAAGAGTATTTTTAACAAGCCTGTTGGCTGGGGTGATAATAAGTTTGCCGCTTTCGTCTGTACAGGCGGCTATTTCCTTAGACCGTACTCGCATCGTGTTCCCTGGTAACGAGAGGTCGGTCAGTCTGACCGTGCGCAACCAGAACCAGGAACTGCCGTATCTGGCGCAGGGGTGGCTGGAGGATACGCAAGGCGTCAAGCTGGAAGGCCAGAGCGCGTTTACCGTATTGCCACCGGTACAGCGTGTGGAACCCAAAGGACAGACCCAGGTAAAAATCCAGGCGATGCCGGGAGCCAACCTGCTGCCGCAGGATCGCGAGTCACTGTTCTACTTCAATCTGCGGGAAATTCCGCCAAAGAGCGACAAGGCCAACGTGTTGCAGATAGCGCTACAGACGCGCATCAAAATGTTCTACCGTCCGGCGGCGCTGGCGGAAGCTGCGGCACAGCAACAGGCGACCCCATATCAGGAACAACTGACGCTGAGCAAAAGCGGTGATAGCTACACCGTCAATAACCCGACCCCTTACTTTGTCACGCTGATTGGGGCCAGCGCCAAGAAAGGCGACAAGGTGGTACAGGGCTTTGAGGCACTGATGGTGCCGCCAAAGGGCAGCGCCAAACTGGGCGGCAGTGCTGCGGCACTGGGGGCGACGCCTGTGCTGGTGTATGTGAATGACTATGGCGGTCAGCCAGTGCTGACCTTCCGCTGTAGTGGCAGCAGTTGCCAAGTCGACGAAAGCAAACGCGACAAATGA
- a CDS encoding fimbrial protein, with amino-acid sequence MKLNKIALATVMVMGMASVANAANQGEGKITFTGSIIDAPCSITADSADQSIPLGEVSNVALAANGNTGVSTPKPFSIELKDCVIATAGTKDKVTVTFTGAASSYDADSLGLIGTAEGAYILMSQADGSKVKLNTPTNAQTVKNGSNTLAFTASLKGGGTGATIKPGDFSVPTNFMLNYN; translated from the coding sequence ATGAAACTGAATAAAATCGCATTGGCTACCGTAATGGTAATGGGTATGGCATCTGTGGCAAATGCCGCCAATCAAGGTGAAGGCAAAATCACTTTTACCGGTTCTATCATTGATGCTCCATGCTCTATCACAGCAGATTCTGCTGACCAGAGCATCCCATTGGGTGAGGTATCTAACGTAGCTCTGGCAGCTAATGGCAATACCGGTGTGTCTACGCCAAAACCATTCAGTATCGAACTGAAAGACTGCGTGATTGCCACCGCGGGTACCAAAGACAAAGTGACCGTAACCTTTACCGGTGCGGCCTCTTCTTATGATGCTGACAGCCTGGGCCTGATTGGTACTGCTGAAGGTGCTTACATCCTGATGTCTCAGGCAGACGGCAGCAAAGTAAAACTGAACACCCCAACCAATGCCCAAACCGTAAAAAATGGCAGTAATACACTGGCCTTTACCGCTTCTCTGAAAGGTGGCGGTACTGGGGCTACCATCAAACCGGGCGACTTCAGTGTGCCTACCAACTTCATGCTGAACTACAACTAA
- the madB gene encoding Na+-transporting malonate decarboxylase, carboxybiotin decarboxylase subunit encodes MDILLRLFSGIGTFFTEDPIIAFTRFVLIVIGFALAYLGFRRKLDPLIMVPMGLGMIAINSGVLFLNSGSVGTIMLDPMVSEPSALMTLMQVNFLQPIYALTFSNGLVGCLIYLGIGTMSDVSFLLARPWASIIVALFAELGTFVMLVVGYQFFGLPLNEAAAIATIGGADGPLVMFSALIMSPNLFVPIAIIAYLYLTLAYAGFPYLVRLMVPKRFRGVETEMEYPQVSKKAKFIFIISMCTLLCLLLPAAAPLLLSFFVGMAIKEAEILPYHKLLESTITYSATLFLSLLLGTLCSAQTLLDPKVAIILILGVGALTVSGIGALAGGWFIYFLSRRNNYGYNPVVGISGVSCMPTCAKIAQTEVSEENPYSIILPVAIGTTISGIIVSAVAAGIFMATFSVVDILP; translated from the coding sequence ATGGATATATTACTACGACTCTTCTCCGGTATCGGAACATTTTTTACTGAAGATCCGATTATCGCCTTCACGCGTTTCGTTCTTATCGTTATTGGTTTTGCATTAGCCTATCTCGGATTCAGACGAAAATTGGACCCACTGATTATGGTTCCGATGGGGCTGGGGATGATTGCCATCAACTCCGGGGTACTTTTCCTTAATTCCGGCTCCGTTGGCACCATTATGCTTGATCCGATGGTGAGTGAACCCAGCGCGCTGATGACGCTGATGCAAGTCAACTTTCTCCAACCTATCTATGCGCTGACGTTCAGTAACGGCCTGGTCGGTTGCCTGATTTATCTCGGCATCGGCACCATGAGCGACGTCAGTTTTCTGCTCGCTCGCCCCTGGGCCAGCATTATCGTCGCCCTCTTCGCGGAGTTAGGCACCTTTGTCATGCTGGTTGTCGGCTATCAATTCTTTGGCCTGCCGCTGAATGAAGCCGCCGCCATCGCCACAATTGGGGGAGCTGATGGCCCGCTGGTGATGTTCTCAGCCCTGATTATGTCCCCGAATCTGTTCGTCCCTATCGCCATCATCGCCTATTTGTATCTGACGCTGGCTTATGCAGGTTTCCCTTATCTGGTTCGTCTCATGGTACCGAAAAGATTCCGCGGTGTTGAAACCGAGATGGAATATCCGCAAGTATCCAAAAAGGCGAAATTTATCTTTATTATTTCCATGTGTACCCTGCTGTGCCTGTTGCTGCCGGCCGCTGCCCCTTTGTTGCTGTCGTTCTTTGTTGGAATGGCCATCAAGGAAGCCGAAATTCTGCCGTACCACAAGTTGCTGGAAAGCACCATTACCTACAGCGCAACGCTATTTCTCAGTCTCCTGCTCGGCACGCTGTGCAGCGCTCAGACGTTGTTAGATCCCAAAGTTGCCATCATTTTAATTTTAGGCGTGGGGGCATTAACCGTGTCCGGTATTGGCGCACTGGCGGGAGGTTGGTTTATTTACTTTCTCTCACGCCGTAATAATTACGGTTATAACCCGGTGGTGGGTATTTCCGGTGTTTCATGTATGCCGACCTGCGCCAAGATTGCACAGACTGAGGTTTCCGAAGAAAACCCCTACAGCATTATTTTACCGGTTGCGATAGGAACCACCATCAGCGGAATTATTGTCTCGGCGGTTGCCGCTGGCATTTTTATGGCCACATTCTCGGTAGTGGATATTTTGCCTTAA